In Ruminococcaceae bacterium BL-6, a genomic segment contains:
- a CDS encoding D-3-phosphoglycerate dehydrogenase produces the protein MVYKVLVPQPILKEGYDFLQDHGYEVIEGRGMKEEDIIADIADCDAMIVRTAKITARIFENAPKLRVIARHGAGYDGVDLEAARRHNVLVMNAPGVNSISVAELAIFYMLYCARNFKLVQKLYQQDYSYAKFKVPKTELYGKTLGLLGLGNIGKLVAKKAALGFDMKVVAFDPYQSGNLPDYIELTQDRDEIFRTGDYVSIHVPATEQTINSVGRQEFSMMKKTAFLINTARGSIVDEPELIRALEEKQIAGAALDVLHDEPFQKDNPLLGMDNVLTAPHIGAATKEASGRASLTCAENIDDFFCGRPLRSVVPELRDLISPIIKGKEKK, from the coding sequence ATGGTTTATAAGGTATTAGTACCGCAGCCAATTTTAAAGGAGGGGTATGATTTTCTGCAGGATCACGGTTACGAGGTGATCGAGGGAAGGGGGATGAAAGAGGAGGACATCATCGCCGATATCGCGGATTGCGACGCCATGATCGTCCGCACCGCGAAAATTACGGCGAGAATTTTCGAGAACGCGCCCAAGCTTCGCGTGATCGCCCGGCACGGCGCCGGGTATGACGGGGTCGACCTGGAAGCGGCCCGCAGGCATAACGTTCTGGTGATGAATGCGCCGGGTGTCAACAGTATTTCGGTGGCCGAGCTGGCGATTTTCTATATGCTCTACTGTGCCCGGAACTTCAAGCTGGTTCAGAAGCTCTATCAGCAGGATTACAGCTATGCGAAGTTCAAGGTCCCCAAAACGGAGCTTTATGGAAAGACACTGGGGCTTTTGGGTCTGGGCAATATCGGCAAGCTGGTGGCGAAAAAAGCGGCTTTGGGCTTTGACATGAAAGTGGTCGCCTTTGATCCGTACCAGAGCGGCAATCTGCCCGATTACATTGAGCTGACACAGGACCGGGACGAGATTTTCCGTACCGGCGACTACGTTTCCATCCACGTCCCGGCAACGGAACAAACCATCAACAGCGTTGGCCGGCAGGAATTTTCCATGATGAAAAAGACCGCTTTTCTCATCAATACCGCCCGCGGGTCCATTGTGGATGAGCCGGAGCTGATCCGCGCGCTGGAGGAAAAGCAGATCGCCGGGGCGGCCCTGGATGTGCTGCACGACGAGCCCTTTCAAAAGGATAACCCTTTGCTCGGGATGGATAACGTGCTGACCGCGCCCCACATCGGCGCGGCGACAAAAGAGGCTTCCGGCCGTGCATCCCTGACATGCGCGGAGAACATAGACGACTTTTTCTGCGGTCGTCCCCTGCGTTCCGTCGTGCCGGAACTGCGCGATCTGATCAGCCCAATCATCAAAGGAAAGGAGAAAAAATAA
- a CDS encoding Methyltransferase, whose amino-acid sequence MSVGNRIFLERDLPDEKIMEGFQNLPAANVADTMGRSCALNSQIRLISSPKKPAMVGAALTVKARPGDNLMLHKALDLAGSNDVIIVSNDGDRTHSLMGEIMAVYAQCTRKVGGIVLDGPIRDIDELSQMDMFLYATGSTPGGPYKEGPGEINVPISIGNIAVMPGDIVLGDRDGVIVIPRKDAAQILEAATKYAEMDAGKVAAAKNGAAKRQWVDETLEKKKVEIIQGKYSR is encoded by the coding sequence ATGAGTGTAGGAAATCGGATTTTTCTGGAACGTGATTTGCCGGACGAAAAAATAATGGAGGGCTTTCAAAACCTGCCCGCGGCAAATGTGGCCGACACGATGGGGCGTTCCTGCGCGCTGAACTCTCAGATCCGCCTGATCAGCAGCCCGAAGAAGCCGGCGATGGTGGGGGCCGCTTTGACGGTGAAAGCGCGCCCGGGCGATAACCTGATGCTGCACAAGGCCCTGGATCTGGCCGGAAGCAACGACGTCATCATCGTCTCGAACGACGGGGACCGGACCCATTCTTTGATGGGGGAGATCATGGCGGTTTATGCCCAGTGCACCCGCAAGGTCGGCGGCATTGTGCTGGACGGACCCATCCGCGATATCGATGAGCTGTCGCAGATGGATATGTTCCTGTATGCCACCGGCTCCACGCCGGGCGGCCCGTATAAGGAGGGGCCCGGGGAGATCAACGTTCCCATTTCCATCGGCAACATCGCCGTGATGCCCGGAGACATCGTGCTGGGCGACCGGGATGGCGTCATCGTCATCCCAAGAAAGGACGCGGCTCAGATCCTGGAGGCGGCGACCAAATACGCCGAGATGGACGCCGGCAAGGTGGCCGCGGCCAAAAACGGCGCGGCGAAACGCCAGTGGGTGGACGAGACTCTGGAGAAGAAAAAGGTGGAAATCATACAGGGGAAATATTCAAGATAA